AAATCAATAATTTTGGATATCATTACCCGAAAGTTTATGGAGAAGATATTGCTAAAGTGCATTATTTACGAAAAGCTGGTTTAGGCTTATTAGGTAATATTGTAGGTGATATGAAAGCTGTTGCATGTATTGAAGATACCGCTGTTGCACTAAAAGATTTACCTGAGTATATTGAGGAATTTACTCAGATTATGGATAAATACCAGCAAGATGCTGTGTATTATGCACACGCCGGTGCTGGTGAATTACACTTGCGCCCTATTTTAAATTTAAAGAAACAAGAAGATGTTGTGTTGTTTAGAAAAATAACAACAGAAACAGCTCAATTAGTGAAAAAATATAAAGGTTCATTTAGTGGTGAGCATGGAGACGGAATTGTACGTGCAGAATTTATCCCGTTAATGATAGGTGATAAAAACTATCAATTATTGCGTAGAATAAAAAAGGCTTTCGATCCTAACAATGTATTTAATAAAGGGAAAATTACAGATGCTTTTCCGATGGATAAAAGTTTACGTTATGAAGTAGACAGAAACGAACCTATCATAAAAACCATTCAAGATTTTTCTGAAAGCGAAGGTATTTTAAAATTGGCTGAAAAATGTAACGGATCTGGTGATTGTAGAAAATCTCCTGAAGCTGGCGGAACTTTATGCCCAAGTTATAGAGCTACTAGAAACGAGAAAGAAACAACACGTGCAAGAGCAAATATGCTACGTGAAGTATTAACAAATAATACTGCTGAAAATAAATTTGATTCTGAAGAATTAAAACAAGTTTTAGATTTATGTTTAAGTTGTAAAGCCTGTGCTACTGAATGCCCAAGTAATGTAGATATTGCTGCTATGAAAGCAGAGTTTCTATATCAATATCAAGAAACTAATGGCTATTCTTTTAGGAGTAAATTATTTGCTAATAATGCAAAATATAACAAACTAGGAAGTAAAGTTCCTACAATAACAAACTTTTTCACCAACACACTTATAGCTAAAAAAGTAATGGGTGTTGCTACAGAACGTACGGTTCCTAAATTAGCTAAACAAACTTTAGCTGCTTGGTTAAAAAACAAAAACATTACTTCAAGTGAAAACCAGCAGTCTTCAAAAAAAACAATTTATTTATTTAATGATGAATTTACCAATTTTTATGATGCTGAAATAGGTAAAGATGCTGTAATCGTTTTAGAAAAATTAGGCTACGAAGTAAGATCTATTAATCATGAAGAAAGTGGGCGTAGTTATATTTCAAAAGGTTTTTTAAAGGAAGCAAAAGAAATTGCAAATAAAAACGTTACTATTTTTAAAAATTTAATTACTGCTGACTCCCCTCTTATAGGAATAGAACCATCAGCAATTTTAACTTTTAGAGATGAATATTTACGAATAGCAAATGATAAAATAGCTGCAAAAAAACTTTCTAAGAACTGTTTTACAATTGAAGAATTTTTAGCATCAGAACATAAAAAAGAAAATATAGATACTTCTCTTTTTACTTCAAAGTCAAAAGAACTTAAAATTCACGGGCATTGTCATCAAAAAGCATTATCAAGTACACATGCTTCATTTACTGTTTTAAACATCCCTAATAATTATAAAGTAACTATTATGAATACTGGTTGCTGTGGTATGGCTGGTTCTTTTGGCTATGAAAAAGAACATTATAAAGTAAGCATGCAGGTTGGTGAAGATACTTTATTTCCTAAAGTTAGAAACTGCGGTAGTGAAACAGAAATTATTGCTGCGGGCACAAGTTGTCGACACCAAATATTTGACGGTACAAAACGTATAGCAAAGCACCCTGTTACTATTTTAAAAGAAGCTTTAAGTTAAATAACTTCTTATTTTTATAAATTCTTACCAATAAAAAAAAGCCTTCGACTAAAATCGAAGGCTTTTTTTTATTATATACGATGAGTTTATGGCTGAATTACTTGCTCTTCAGCTAATAATCCAAAAAATTTAT
This genomic stretch from Tenacibaculum sp. Bg11-29 harbors:
- a CDS encoding FAD-binding and (Fe-S)-binding domain-containing protein; amino-acid sequence: MIQDTQLSALEKNLKGELFFDNLHKTLYATDASVYRKIPLAVAYPKNAKDIKVLIAFAAKNNITLIPRTAGTSLAGQCVGDGIVVDVSKYFTDILAFDEQNKTITVAPGIIRDDLNRFLKPFGLFFGPNTSTSNRCMIGGMVGNNSSGSTSIRYGVTRDKVITIEGLLSDGSDVTFSEITSQEFKQKKIENSLEGNIYKAIYKELSQEVIRQEIINEFPKPEIHRRNTGYAVDEFLTSDLFGGNETTINPAKFLSGSEGTLVFSTAITIQLDDLPPTHSIMVCPHFTSVNESLKATVTAMNHKLYACELMDKVILDCTKNNREQAKNRFFLQGDPEAVLMLEVSADTIEEAEIQADKLIEDLKINNFGYHYPKVYGEDIAKVHYLRKAGLGLLGNIVGDMKAVACIEDTAVALKDLPEYIEEFTQIMDKYQQDAVYYAHAGAGELHLRPILNLKKQEDVVLFRKITTETAQLVKKYKGSFSGEHGDGIVRAEFIPLMIGDKNYQLLRRIKKAFDPNNVFNKGKITDAFPMDKSLRYEVDRNEPIIKTIQDFSESEGILKLAEKCNGSGDCRKSPEAGGTLCPSYRATRNEKETTRARANMLREVLTNNTAENKFDSEELKQVLDLCLSCKACATECPSNVDIAAMKAEFLYQYQETNGYSFRSKLFANNAKYNKLGSKVPTITNFFTNTLIAKKVMGVATERTVPKLAKQTLAAWLKNKNITSSENQQSSKKTIYLFNDEFTNFYDAEIGKDAVIVLEKLGYEVRSINHEESGRSYISKGFLKEAKEIANKNVTIFKNLITADSPLIGIEPSAILTFRDEYLRIANDKIAAKKLSKNCFTIEEFLASEHKKENIDTSLFTSKSKELKIHGHCHQKALSSTHASFTVLNIPNNYKVTIMNTGCCGMAGSFGYEKEHYKVSMQVGEDTLFPKVRNCGSETEIIAAGTSCRHQIFDGTKRIAKHPVTILKEALS